From the genome of Schaalia dentiphila ATCC 17982, one region includes:
- a CDS encoding DUF2249 domain-containing protein produces MTIEQLPHPEVHGGGCGCGEHDVAEPTIDATAIPHRLRHAAVLGAAQSMNAGESFIIRAPHLPRPLLAQIAQLPGEWTFEVLTDGPEHWDVKATRTAL; encoded by the coding sequence ATGACGATCGAACAGCTTCCCCACCCCGAGGTCCACGGTGGCGGCTGTGGCTGCGGCGAGCACGACGTCGCCGAACCGACCATTGATGCGACCGCTATCCCCCACCGTCTCCGTCACGCAGCTGTTCTCGGCGCAGCCCAGTCGATGAACGCCGGTGAATCCTTCATCATTCGCGCTCCCCACCTGCCTCGTCCGCTGCTTGCTCAGATCGCACAGCTGCCCGGCGAGTGGACCTTCGAGGTCCTCACCGACGGGCCCGAGCACTGGGACGTGAAGGCGACGCGCACCGCGCTGTGA
- the uhpT gene encoding hexose-6-phosphate:phosphate antiporter, which translates to MTHLSHIFDIRTSPPTSLTLEQQRTKWLMEFLKTYAVLVIVYGGFYLLRTNFKSAQPFLVEQVGLTTTQLGTIGFAFSLTYGFGGLILGFFIDGKNTKKVISALLLASGVTSILIGLVLAWFHSPYGWMILLWSLNGLFQAPGGPCCNSTMNRWTPRALRGRFIGWWNASHNVGAMVAGVLALWGANTLFNGSVIGMFIVPAVICIPIGIWGWFFGKDDPKEHGWNTPEAIFGEPESKADAVTSSVSKGRILLDYVVKNPAVWFLCIANVAAYCVRIGIDNWNVLYTRQELGFSDYLAVNTTIALELGGLAGSLLWGYFSDKMGGRRALSAAIGMGAVVIPLFVYAHATTAPVVYGALFMIGFLIFGPVTLIGICVIGFAPKTATVVVNAVPRAFGYVFGDSMAKVLLGRIADPTKDGVTVLGLHLHGWSSTFTVLFASAAVGLACLIVVAFFEERNLRADREFSEAKEES; encoded by the coding sequence ATGACGCATCTATCCCACATTTTCGATATTCGTACGTCTCCACCCACGTCCCTGACGCTCGAGCAGCAACGTACAAAGTGGCTCATGGAGTTCCTCAAGACGTACGCCGTGCTCGTCATCGTGTATGGCGGCTTCTACCTGCTACGTACGAACTTCAAGTCCGCGCAGCCTTTCCTCGTTGAACAGGTCGGGCTAACGACGACTCAACTCGGCACGATCGGCTTCGCCTTCTCGCTAACCTACGGCTTCGGCGGACTCATTCTCGGGTTCTTCATTGATGGCAAGAACACCAAGAAGGTCATCTCCGCACTGCTGCTCGCCTCGGGTGTCACGTCGATCCTCATCGGCCTCGTGCTCGCATGGTTCCACAGCCCATACGGCTGGATGATCCTCCTGTGGTCACTCAATGGCCTCTTCCAGGCTCCCGGCGGCCCCTGCTGCAACTCGACGATGAACCGATGGACGCCCCGTGCCCTGCGCGGTCGCTTCATCGGCTGGTGGAATGCCTCGCACAACGTTGGCGCGATGGTGGCGGGCGTTCTCGCTCTCTGGGGCGCGAACACGCTGTTCAACGGATCTGTCATCGGCATGTTTATCGTCCCCGCCGTCATCTGCATCCCAATCGGCATATGGGGCTGGTTCTTCGGTAAGGACGATCCCAAGGAGCACGGTTGGAACACGCCCGAGGCGATCTTCGGTGAACCCGAGTCGAAGGCTGATGCGGTTACAAGCTCCGTCTCCAAGGGCCGGATCCTGCTCGATTACGTTGTCAAGAATCCTGCCGTCTGGTTCCTGTGCATCGCTAATGTGGCCGCGTACTGTGTGCGCATTGGCATCGACAACTGGAACGTGCTCTACACACGTCAGGAGCTTGGTTTCTCCGATTACCTTGCGGTGAACACGACCATCGCGCTGGAACTCGGCGGCCTCGCCGGCTCTCTTCTGTGGGGATACTTCTCAGACAAGATGGGCGGTCGGCGGGCCCTGAGCGCCGCTATCGGCATGGGCGCTGTGGTCATCCCGCTCTTCGTCTACGCGCATGCGACGACAGCTCCTGTCGTCTACGGAGCTCTCTTCATGATCGGCTTCCTTATCTTCGGCCCCGTCACCTTGATTGGCATCTGCGTCATCGGTTTTGCGCCGAAGACCGCGACCGTGGTCGTCAACGCAGTTCCTCGAGCATTCGGCTACGTCTTTGGCGATTCGATGGCCAAGGTTCTTCTCGGCCGCATTGCAGACCCGACGAAGGACGGCGTGACGGTCCTCGGACTGCACCTCCACGGCTGGTCATCGACATTCACCGTGCTGTTTGCATCCGCAGCGGTTGGCCTCGCCTGCCTGATCGTGGTCGCATTCTTTGAGGAGCGTAACCTGCGCGCTGACCGTGAATTCAGCGAAGCGAAGGAGGAATCGTGA
- a CDS encoding inositol monophosphatase family protein: MTVDMEHLLNAAIEAVRRGMNIALHPPVELDVHTKANRNDLVTAVDKAIEADIASHLHAVTGLPLLGEEGHAVDSFAGLVWVLDPIDGTMNYVETHRDYAVSLALCEDGTPVLGVVADVVAGRIYHAIRGQGAWVDGVPLTQATDVSTYRDAIIITDIKEILALPRLARALQDSRGHRRYGSAALECVEVAVGRAGAFVHMWVSPWDIAAATLIATECGALATRLDGTPLDVRYKGSILLGTPNVHATLVECLMSSVQ; encoded by the coding sequence ATGACGGTTGATATGGAGCATTTGCTCAACGCGGCTATTGAGGCTGTTCGCAGGGGGATGAACATTGCCCTTCACCCACCCGTCGAGCTTGACGTTCACACGAAAGCAAATCGTAACGACCTCGTCACGGCCGTCGATAAAGCGATCGAAGCGGATATTGCCTCCCATCTTCACGCAGTGACAGGCTTACCACTGCTGGGGGAGGAGGGGCACGCCGTTGACTCTTTCGCCGGACTCGTCTGGGTCCTTGATCCGATCGACGGCACGATGAACTACGTGGAAACCCACCGCGATTATGCGGTGTCCTTAGCCTTGTGCGAGGACGGAACTCCGGTCCTTGGCGTGGTCGCCGACGTTGTCGCCGGACGCATTTATCACGCGATCCGAGGCCAAGGAGCGTGGGTCGATGGGGTTCCTCTCACGCAGGCAACGGATGTGTCAACGTATCGTGACGCCATCATCATCACCGACATCAAAGAGATCCTCGCGCTGCCTCGGCTTGCCCGCGCGCTTCAGGACAGCCGTGGCCATCGGCGCTACGGCTCCGCAGCGCTCGAGTGCGTGGAAGTTGCTGTCGGCCGGGCTGGAGCATTCGTCCACATGTGGGTCTCACCGTGGGACATCGCCGCAGCGACGCTCATCGCCACCGAGTGCGGTGCGCTCGCGACGCGCTTGGACGGAACTCCGCTCGACGTGCGCTACAAGGGATCGATTCTCCTTGGCACACCCAACGTGCATGCCACGCTTGTTGAGTGCCTGATGTCCTCAGTGCAGTAA
- a CDS encoding LacI family DNA-binding transcriptional regulator: MSQQSKQSRPGQRTGVTPLAHDRPMSGQRVTLDDIALAAGTSIATVSRALGGSPRVAAPTRERIEKVAEQLGYRANIAASLLASARPQILGLVCSLSQELHVRYRAEALRYAEDRGFRVIVESIDTSRDVDRAWESVLQLRAQAVIAVDSTCISTRFPNTPAVLIGQRAPRRDIDLVTSSNERGMGQAIALLAQRGSRRIAFLEGPPGPSARAREAAFTQACITHEVDALTVPGGDNVDAGFLAVRAGLPAGVDALVCYNDQCAHGAILALLGDGLVPGRDMLVVGCDNSAIASSRALSLTSIDRAPSRVASLAVDQAIARALSDGGSPARQRVDTELVVRASTG; this comes from the coding sequence ATGAGCCAGCAGTCGAAGCAGTCCAGGCCCGGGCAAAGGACCGGTGTGACGCCGTTGGCGCACGACCGTCCGATGTCTGGACAGCGCGTGACGCTTGACGATATCGCTCTCGCTGCCGGAACATCGATCGCGACCGTGTCACGCGCTCTTGGGGGATCTCCGCGCGTCGCAGCCCCAACACGCGAACGAATCGAAAAAGTGGCCGAACAGCTCGGCTACCGGGCAAACATCGCGGCGTCTCTCCTCGCTTCGGCGCGGCCGCAGATCCTGGGCCTCGTCTGTTCCCTCAGCCAGGAACTACATGTTCGCTACCGTGCTGAGGCCCTCCGATACGCTGAGGATCGGGGGTTTCGGGTCATTGTGGAGTCGATTGATACCTCGCGCGATGTCGACCGAGCCTGGGAGTCTGTTCTGCAGCTGCGCGCTCAGGCCGTCATTGCTGTCGACTCGACCTGCATCTCGACGCGCTTTCCGAATACTCCGGCCGTCCTCATTGGTCAGCGCGCGCCTCGTCGAGACATTGATCTTGTGACGAGCTCCAACGAACGCGGTATGGGGCAAGCGATTGCTCTTCTCGCCCAACGTGGCAGCCGACGCATTGCCTTCCTTGAAGGGCCTCCCGGGCCCTCCGCACGAGCGCGCGAAGCGGCTTTTACGCAGGCGTGCATCACTCACGAGGTCGATGCGCTCACTGTGCCGGGCGGTGACAACGTCGACGCTGGCTTCCTCGCTGTCCGAGCGGGTCTCCCTGCCGGAGTTGATGCGCTCGTTTGCTACAACGACCAGTGCGCGCACGGCGCCATTCTTGCTCTCCTCGGGGACGGCCTCGTTCCGGGGCGCGATATGTTGGTTGTGGGCTGCGATAACTCAGCGATCGCTTCGTCGCGCGCCCTCTCTCTGACGTCGATTGACCGTGCGCCGTCGCGTGTCGCGAGCCTCGCTGTCGATCAGGCGATCGCACGAGCGCTCAGCGACGGTGGCAGCCCGGCTCGTCAGCGTGTTGACACGGAACTCGTCGTTCGGGCGAGCACGGGATAG
- the pyrR gene encoding bifunctional pyr operon transcriptional regulator/uracil phosphoribosyltransferase PyrR codes for MAEVHADRASRGKEVLGVGDVARSLTRIAYEIVERNGGSDNLVIAGIPTRGATLARRLVNRIREVSGTYAELAIIDTTMYRDDLASQPLRAPKETLVPRTGINGKTVVLVDDVLYTGRTIKAALDALTRIGRPAAVQLAVLVDRGHRELPIRPDYVGKNLPTSRDEIVTILLDETDGRDGVLLGKGL; via the coding sequence GTGGCCGAAGTGCACGCAGATCGCGCATCGCGCGGCAAAGAAGTATTGGGAGTTGGCGACGTCGCACGCTCCCTGACACGCATCGCCTATGAGATCGTCGAACGAAACGGCGGCAGCGATAATCTGGTGATCGCCGGTATCCCCACTCGTGGCGCAACGTTGGCACGCCGCCTCGTCAATCGGATTCGGGAAGTCTCCGGCACCTACGCGGAACTCGCAATCATCGACACCACGATGTACCGCGACGACCTGGCCTCTCAGCCCCTGAGAGCTCCGAAAGAGACTCTGGTGCCTCGCACTGGCATCAACGGTAAGACCGTCGTCCTTGTCGACGATGTGCTGTACACCGGCCGCACCATCAAGGCTGCGCTCGATGCTCTTACTCGTATCGGTCGCCCTGCGGCCGTTCAGCTCGCAGTCCTTGTCGACCGTGGCCACCGCGAGCTTCCGATTCGCCCGGACTACGTCGGCAAGAACCTGCCGACCTCCCGCGACGAAATCGTCACCATCCTGCTCGACGAAACAGACGGGCGCGATGGCGTCCTTCTCGGGAAAGGCCTGTAA
- a CDS encoding aspartate carbamoyltransferase catalytic subunit, translating to MSLSHLISIRDLTREEAILILDTAEQMAATQRHGVKKLPTLQGKTVVNLFFEDSTRTRISFETAAKRLSADVINFQSRGSSVSKGESLKDTALTLEAMSADAVIVRHSSSGAAHRLAHAGWMNLPVLNAGDGTHQHPTQALLDAMTLRRHYAPSLGENGTTAPGSGLDGAHVVIVGDVLHSRVARSNVDLLTLLGARVTLVAPPTLLPIGVETWSCATSYNFDEALATHPDAVMMLRVQRERMSSAGGGFFPSPGAYHAEYGLTPARFATLSPNAVVMHPGPMNRGLEICAEAADSDRSVIVEQVSNGVCIRMAALYLLLASEGHSND from the coding sequence ATGAGCCTGAGCCATCTCATTTCTATCCGTGATTTGACGCGCGAGGAGGCGATTCTGATCCTCGACACGGCGGAGCAGATGGCCGCCACTCAGCGCCACGGCGTCAAGAAGCTTCCGACGCTTCAGGGAAAAACCGTCGTCAACCTCTTTTTCGAGGATTCGACACGCACCCGCATCTCCTTTGAGACCGCCGCCAAGCGCTTGAGCGCCGACGTCATCAACTTCCAGTCCCGCGGCTCCTCGGTTTCCAAGGGCGAGTCCCTCAAGGACACCGCGCTCACGCTGGAGGCCATGAGCGCGGATGCGGTTATCGTGCGCCACTCCTCGTCGGGCGCTGCACACCGTCTCGCGCACGCCGGCTGGATGAATCTACCGGTCCTCAACGCGGGTGACGGCACCCACCAGCATCCGACGCAGGCTCTCCTTGACGCGATGACCCTGCGCCGCCACTACGCCCCGTCGCTTGGCGAGAATGGGACGACCGCCCCCGGCTCCGGCCTCGACGGCGCACACGTCGTCATTGTCGGGGACGTCCTTCACTCGCGCGTGGCGCGCTCCAACGTCGATCTCCTGACGCTCCTGGGCGCCCGCGTCACCCTCGTGGCCCCCCCAACGCTCCTGCCGATCGGTGTGGAGACCTGGAGCTGCGCCACCTCCTACAACTTCGACGAGGCCCTCGCGACCCACCCCGACGCGGTCATGATGCTGCGCGTGCAGCGCGAGCGCATGTCGAGCGCGGGCGGTGGTTTCTTCCCGTCGCCCGGCGCCTACCACGCGGAGTACGGCCTCACCCCAGCACGCTTCGCAACGCTGTCTCCCAACGCCGTCGTTATGCATCCCGGCCCGATGAACCGAGGCCTCGAAATCTGCGCTGAGGCAGCCGACTCAGACCGATCTGTCATCGTTGAACAGGTGTCGAACGGTGTGTGCATCCGCATGGCCGCCCTCTACCTGCTTCTCGCATCGGAAGGACACAGCAATGACTGA
- a CDS encoding dihydroorotase, protein MTEQTRDILITGASLLGGEPTDIALSAGTIVAIGADARNAVRDPRIIDAEGLIALPGLVDIHTHLRQPGGEDAETVFTGTRAAAVGGYTAVHAMANTTPTQDTAAIVDQVLRLGEEADWVEVRPVGAVTKGLEGKQLASLGSMARSRSKVRVFSDDGKCVSDPVLMRRALEYVKGFGGVIAQHSQDPALTEGAQMNESTLSGELGLAGWPAVAEEAIIARDILLAKHVGSRLHVCHLSTAGSVDLVRWGKAQGVDITAEATPHHLLLTEQLAATYDPLYKVNPPLRRAEDVEAVREGLADGTIDCIGTDHAPHPLEMKDCEWQAGAFGMTGLETALPIIIETMVNTGRMDWADVARVMSTVPAQIGCVKSQGQGLVVGAPAHVTLVDATVRVTVDPAKQWTRSTNCPFRGMELPGQVRYTIYNGVPTVVGATPIAKEDR, encoded by the coding sequence ATGACTGAACAGACCCGTGACATCCTGATCACCGGAGCCTCGCTACTCGGCGGGGAACCCACCGACATTGCGCTGTCCGCTGGCACCATCGTCGCGATCGGTGCCGACGCCCGTAACGCCGTGCGCGACCCGCGCATCATCGACGCCGAAGGCCTCATCGCCCTGCCCGGCCTCGTCGACATCCACACCCACCTGCGTCAGCCCGGCGGCGAGGACGCCGAGACCGTTTTCACCGGTACGCGAGCGGCCGCGGTCGGCGGCTACACGGCCGTCCACGCGATGGCCAACACGACGCCCACGCAAGACACGGCCGCCATCGTCGACCAGGTGCTGCGCCTGGGCGAGGAGGCCGACTGGGTCGAGGTGCGTCCCGTCGGTGCCGTCACCAAGGGCCTGGAAGGCAAGCAGCTCGCTTCGCTCGGTTCGATGGCCCGTTCACGCTCGAAGGTCCGCGTCTTCTCTGACGACGGCAAGTGCGTGTCCGATCCCGTTCTCATGCGCCGCGCCCTCGAGTATGTCAAGGGCTTCGGAGGCGTCATCGCCCAGCACAGCCAGGATCCGGCCCTCACCGAGGGCGCTCAGATGAACGAGTCGACGCTGTCCGGTGAGCTCGGCCTAGCCGGCTGGCCCGCCGTCGCCGAAGAGGCGATCATCGCCCGCGACATCCTGCTCGCCAAGCATGTCGGCTCGCGCCTGCACGTGTGTCACCTGTCGACAGCGGGTTCGGTTGACCTCGTGCGCTGGGGTAAGGCACAGGGCGTGGATATCACGGCCGAGGCTACGCCTCACCACCTGCTCCTCACCGAGCAGCTGGCCGCCACTTACGACCCGCTCTACAAGGTGAACCCGCCGCTGCGCCGGGCCGAGGACGTCGAGGCCGTGCGCGAAGGCCTGGCCGACGGCACGATCGATTGCATCGGCACGGACCACGCTCCGCATCCGCTCGAGATGAAGGACTGCGAGTGGCAGGCCGGCGCGTTCGGCATGACCGGCCTGGAGACAGCGCTGCCGATCATCATCGAGACGATGGTGAACACGGGCCGCATGGACTGGGCAGACGTCGCCCGCGTGATGTCGACTGTTCCCGCCCAGATTGGTTGCGTGAAATCACAGGGCCAGGGCCTGGTCGTTGGCGCCCCCGCACACGTCACCCTCGTCGACGCCACCGTCCGCGTCACGGTCGATCCCGCCAAGCAGTGGACACGCTCCACGAACTGTCCCTTCCGCGGCATGGAACTGCCCGGACAGGTGCGTTACACGATCTACAACGGCGTCCCGACGGTCGTCGGCGCCACCCCGATTGCCAAGGAGGACCGATGA
- the carA gene encoding glutamine-hydrolyzing carbamoyl-phosphate synthase small subunit: protein MTTSDIALLVLEDGTVFKGRAWGAKGRTLGEIVFSTGMTGYQETLTDPSYHRQIVVMTAPHIGNTGVNDEDPESSRIWVAGFVVRDAARRASNWRSRRELEDELISQGIVGIADVDTRAITRHIRERGAMRAGIFSGDALPVGAQYLGDEAVASLVRIVAESPAMSGAALAAEVSTDETYVVEPLGDFEGKEPIARVVAVDLGIKSRTPYHLAARGARVYVVPSTASFADIEALKPDGVFFSNGPGDPSTADREIGVLRAVLDAGIPYFGICFGHQLFGRALGYGTYKLDYGHRGINQPVKEVATGRVEITAHNHGFAVDAPVGEPSVAPFESGRYGRVEVSHVGLNDGVVEGLRALDIPAFSVQYHPEAAAGPHDGELLFDRFISLMTAAKETH, encoded by the coding sequence ATGACCACGTCCGATATCGCTCTGCTCGTCCTGGAGGACGGCACCGTTTTCAAGGGCCGCGCATGGGGCGCGAAGGGCCGCACGCTCGGCGAGATCGTGTTCTCGACCGGCATGACCGGCTACCAGGAGACGCTCACCGACCCGTCGTACCACCGCCAGATCGTCGTCATGACGGCCCCGCACATTGGCAACACCGGCGTCAACGATGAGGATCCCGAATCCTCGCGCATCTGGGTCGCGGGCTTCGTCGTGCGCGACGCCGCCCGCCGCGCCTCCAACTGGCGCTCGCGCCGCGAGCTGGAGGACGAACTGATCTCTCAGGGCATCGTCGGCATCGCGGACGTCGACACGCGTGCGATCACCCGCCACATCCGCGAGCGGGGAGCGATGCGCGCTGGCATCTTCTCGGGTGACGCGCTGCCTGTGGGCGCGCAGTACCTGGGGGACGAGGCCGTGGCCTCCCTCGTGCGCATCGTTGCCGAGTCGCCCGCGATGAGCGGAGCAGCGCTCGCCGCCGAGGTGTCGACGGACGAGACCTACGTGGTGGAGCCCCTCGGCGACTTCGAGGGCAAGGAACCCATCGCGCGCGTCGTCGCCGTCGACCTGGGTATCAAGTCGCGCACGCCCTACCACCTCGCCGCGCGTGGAGCGCGCGTCTACGTGGTGCCCTCCACCGCGTCCTTCGCGGATATCGAGGCACTCAAGCCGGACGGCGTCTTCTTCTCCAACGGACCCGGCGACCCGTCGACTGCCGACCGCGAGATCGGAGTGCTGCGCGCCGTCCTCGACGCGGGCATCCCGTACTTTGGTATTTGCTTCGGTCACCAGCTCTTCGGCCGTGCGCTTGGCTACGGCACCTACAAGCTGGACTACGGTCACCGCGGTATCAACCAGCCGGTGAAGGAGGTGGCCACGGGCCGCGTGGAGATCACCGCTCACAACCACGGCTTCGCGGTGGACGCTCCGGTAGGGGAGCCCTCGGTCGCTCCCTTCGAGTCGGGCCGCTACGGGCGCGTCGAGGTCTCCCACGTCGGCCTCAACGACGGCGTCGTCGAGGGCCTGCGTGCCCTGGACATTCCTGCCTTCTCCGTTCAGTACCACCCCGAGGCAGCTGCGGGCCCGCACGACGGCGAGCTGCTCTTCGATCGCTTTATTTCCCTGATGACTGCCGCTAAGGAGACCCACTGA